One region of Drosophila subobscura isolate 14011-0131.10 chromosome J, UCBerk_Dsub_1.0, whole genome shotgun sequence genomic DNA includes:
- the LOC117893177 gene encoding arginine/serine-rich coiled-coil protein 2, whose protein sequence is MSKPDSVERKQTAPHECIDCSGRLPHPNPVEVEDMGTPALEKLIRKANIAQKMLEDVLMHLQKQQATENTKSKHRPSAGGKRHKSHDPATLSLHSSNIDGSASECEVIAVAEERISRPRHIRDDRKRDRSRSRGRSRGYSRGRSHGRSRSRSYTNPRRPTALPLALPVRISV, encoded by the coding sequence ATGTCGAAACCTGATAGCGTGGAAAGAAAGCAAACTGCTCCCCATGAATGTATAGATTGCAGCGGTCGACTGCCACATCCAAATCCCGTAGAGGTGGAGGACATGGGTACTCCTGCGTTGGAGAAGCTCATACGCAAGGCTAACATTGCTCAGAAAATGTTGGAGGATGTGCTGATGCATCTGCAGAAGCAACAAGCTACAGAAAATACAAAGTCGAAGCACCGACCTTCTGCAGGAGGTAAACGACACAAGAGTCATGATCCTGCCACTCTTTCCTTACACAGCTCCAACATCGATGGCAGTGCCAGTGAATGCGAGGTGATTGCTGTGGCGGAGGAGAGGATTTCGAGGCCGAGGCACATTCGTGACGATCGCAAGCGGGATCGTTCCCGCTCTCGTGGCCGTTCCCGCGGTTACTCTCGTGGCCGATCCCACGGCCGTTCTCGTTCCAGGTCCTACACAAATCCCCGACGACCCACTGCTTTGCCCTTGGCGTTGCCCGTTCGGATTTCAGTGTGA